The nucleotide window GGTGATCAGCTGTCCCTGTCCCTCCACCCGGCCGTCCCGGAGACGCACGCCATCGAAGAGCACGACGTCTCCCGCGGACAGCGCATCCACCGCCGAGGCCTGCAGTGGACTGCGCCCCATGAGGCAGCGCGCGGGGACCGATGCCGCCAGCACCTGGGGCGCCACCGCGCCTCCTGACTCCGTAGGCAGTTCCTGGAACGCGGTCTGCACGGCTCGGGAGGGCAGGAGCACCCGGCCTCCCACCGTCGCGCCCTCCACTGTCGCCGTCAGCAACACCGCCACGTAGGGCTGTCTCGGGTCGATTCGCGTCAGCACGTCACCGCGCCGCATCGACACCGCGGACAAACGAGGTCCCAGCCGTCGCACCCATTCGCCTTGCCCGCGCATCGCGGCCAGGGCGGACAGCAGCAGATACACCAGCGTGGACTCTTCCAACCGGGTCAGCTCCGCCACGGGAGCCGGCCGCGGTCCCGTCCCCGCCAGCCTCGCCAGCGCCGCGAAGACCAGCGGCACCTCCAGCTCCACGATGGCGGTGCCCCCCACCGCGGACAGCTCCACCAGCGCGAACACCATTCCCATCGCCAGCTCGCGCTCCGGATGGACCGCCGCCGGCACCAGGTGCCCCTCCACATTGACCGCCGCGCCCAGGTCCCGCGACAGCGTCAGGCCCACGTCACGCAGGAGCTCCGCGCCCCACCGTCCCACCTGGGGCCGCTGTCCCAGCACCAGGTGGGCGCGCGTCAGCCGGCGTGCCCCCGGGCGGAACGGCCGCATGGGCTTCTTCGATGCGCTGGGGGACCTGACTGGATTCGTTTGCATCCGGAACTCCGGGACGGCGATGGGACACACGTCCCCTGTGCACGGCCATGGCCAGGGGGCCGGCTCGTGGAATCAGGGTGTTGGCAGAGGGGTGGAGGTCCTTCTTCGGGATGGCCCTCCGCGCCCGAGGACGCTCAGCGCAGGGCTTCGCGGATGCGCCGCTCCGCCAGGGTGGTCAGGGCCGGAGCGGCATCCGCTCGCGGTGCGGTCCCCTCCCACTGGGGAAACCGGCTGCGGTGGTACGGCGGAAGCCCGCGCAAGGCTTCCTGGCGCAGGGCTTCGGGAGCTGTCTCCAGGAAGAGGGCCAACCGGTTCGCGCCGTCTGCTCGCTCGCCGAACTCCACCGCCACTTTCGCCTGCCGCTGGGCGGAAGGCATGGCGGCGAAGCGCTCCAGGTGGCGCAGCGCCCTGCCCGCTTCGGCATCCACCAGTCCCCCCAGCAGCTCCGCGGCACGCTCCCGCGCCAGGACGCAGACGACCAGCGCGATGCGTTCCAGGGGCAGGGACAACGCGGGCAGCGTGACCTCCGCCACCGGGGCCCGCGGTGCTTCCTTCCTCGCGGGCAGGAGCTTCCGGGCCTTTCGTAGCACCCGCCCCACGCGTGTGACGTCCATGGCGTGCTCAGGCCAGCTTGCGCGTGGAGCCCGGGGTCACCACCGGCCGCGCGGGCGTGGGCGGTACAGGAGGCGCCGCGGGGGGCTGCTCCGCAAGGGCCCGGTAGTGCTTCCAGCGCAGCGTCGTCCAGACGAGCGCTCCGGACAGGCCCGTCACCAGCACGCCCAGCAGGGCGAGCACCACGCGCAGCCGCAGCGGGACAGGCCCTCCCTTCGGGGCCGGCGCCTCCACGTGCGTCGTCACCTCGTCCACCAGCAGCGATACCGCCTCCGGTGACAGCCCCTCCACACCTCCCGCGATGAGCTCACGCAGCATGTCCGCCGACTTGCGCACGCGCGTCGCCCCACCGGGCGCCGTGCGCAGCATGGCCGACGCCTTCGAGGGCGCGGGAGCCTGTCCTGGCCTCGGCGGCGGCGGGACCACCAGGTGCACTCGCGCCAGCAGCACTCCGTCCACCGTCTGGAGCGTCCTCTCCAACTCCCGCTCCATTCCCCGGACGCGGCAGACCTGCTCCTCCAGCGGCGAGCGCACGAGCCCGCTTCCGCCAAAAACGTCGCAGCCCGTCTCTGCCGCGAGCCGGGGCAACCCCAGCTCCGCCAGGATGCGCACCGCATTCGACGACTGCGCGTCCGTCACCTCGATGGCCCAGGTGGGTTTCTTGCCCGGCTCGGGCACCTTGCGCGCGTCGAGCCCCCGCTCGACGAGCACTGTCTGCAGTTCGTTGGCCTGACGCTCGTCGAGGCCGTGCTGGATGCGCTCCCGGCACGCCGAGGCGCCCAGGAGCAGGAGGAAACAGAGACAACGAAGGGGAGCGGAACGCATGGAAGGAAGGACTCCTCAAACCTGGGTCTGGAGGACCTGTTTGACGCCGCCGGTGGCCTTCTCGACGACCTTGCCGGCGAGATCGAGCTCCTGACTGGCGCGGTAGACGTGGGCCTGGAGCGCGAGCAACTCCGAGGGACTGAACGTGCGGCCGGACTCGGCGAGCTTCAGGATGTGGTCCAGCCGCTGCTGCGCCTGCCCCACGCGGTCCAACACCTCCACCGCCTGCTGACTGCGCGCGGCCTGGGCCGAATCCACTCGGGCCCCCGGCTTCACCTCCGCGCAGCCTGCCTTCGCCCGCTCCACGCCGTCCGCACGCGACGCGCCG belongs to Corallococcus exiguus and includes:
- the sctQ gene encoding type III secretion system cytoplasmic ring protein SctQ produces the protein MRPFRPGARRLTRAHLVLGQRPQVGRWGAELLRDVGLTLSRDLGAAVNVEGHLVPAAVHPERELAMGMVFALVELSAVGGTAIVELEVPLVFAALARLAGTGPRPAPVAELTRLEESTLVYLLLSALAAMRGQGEWVRRLGPRLSAVSMRRGDVLTRIDPRQPYVAVLLTATVEGATVGGRVLLPSRAVQTAFQELPTESGGAVAPQVLAASVPARCLMGRSPLQASAVDALSAGDVVLFDGVRLRDGRVEGQGQLITRGFALRGEFLAEGFSTGSVHSRAARQESDMVATNKRSEAMPPLPVDVEIELTRLMLPLAELAALKPGTLLPLHVNASSPVLLRVGDRVVARAELVEIEGEVGARILALLP
- a CDS encoding flagellar M-ring protein FliF → MRSAPLRCLCFLLLLGASACRERIQHGLDERQANELQTVLVERGLDARKVPEPGKKPTWAIEVTDAQSSNAVRILAELGLPRLAAETGCDVFGGSGLVRSPLEEQVCRVRGMERELERTLQTVDGVLLARVHLVVPPPPRPGQAPAPSKASAMLRTAPGGATRVRKSADMLRELIAGGVEGLSPEAVSLLVDEVTTHVEAPAPKGGPVPLRLRVVLALLGVLVTGLSGALVWTTLRWKHYRALAEQPPAAPPVPPTPARPVVTPGSTRKLA
- a CDS encoding ATP-dependent helicase HrpB, whose product is MAIDKLGAVGGAGPSPAVESSRETFGKVLEGARTPQSRPVPVTTEGPPKPVRTPSEATAGASRADGVERAKAGCAEVKPGARVDSAQAARSQQAVEVLDRVGQAQQRLDHILKLAESGRTFSPSELLALQAHVYRASQELDLAGKVVEKATGGVKQVLQTQV